From the genome of Segatella hominis, one region includes:
- the rpoC gene encoding DNA-directed RNA polymerase subunit beta', producing MAFKKDTKVKNNFTKITIGLASPEEILENSYGEVTKPETINYRTYKPERDGLFCERIFGPTKDYECACGKYKRIRYKGIVCDRCGVEVTEKKVRRERAGHIELVVPVAHIWYFRSLPNKIGYLLGMPTKKLDAVIYYEKYVVIRPGALEGKTDADGLEINGSHKLDLLTEEEYIDILDNHLDPENEYLSDDDPNKFVAKMGAEAIYELLQNIDLDSLSYELRDHANNDSSQQRKTEALKRLQVVEGFRASKGINKPEWMIMKVIPVTPPELRPLVPLDGGRFATSDLNDLYRRVIIRNNRLKRLVEIKAPEVILRNEKRMLQEAVDSLFDNSRKSSAVKSESNRPLKSLSDSLKGKQGRFRQNLLGKRVDYSARSVIVVGPELKMGECGLPKLMAAELYKPFIIRKLIERGIVKTVKSAKKIVDRREPVIWDILENVMKGHPVMLNRAPTLHRLGIQAFQPKMIEGKAIQLHPLACTAFNADFDGDQMAVHLPLSNEAVLEAQILMLQSHNILNPANGAPITVPSQDMVLGLYYITKIRPGAKGEGLTFYGPEEALIARNEGRCDLHSLVKVIVNDVVDGKPQKRMVETSVGRVIVNQIIPEEVGFFNDVISKKTLRGLISDVIKSVGMAQACEFLDGIKNLGYRMAYVAGLSFNLGDIIIPPEKEEIVSRGQKEIEEITNNYNMGFITNKERYNQVIDTWTHVNTDLGNILMKEMTEADQGFNAVYMMLDSGARGSKDQIKQLSGMRGLMAKPQKAGAEGAQIIENPILSNFKEGMSVLEYFIASHGARKGLADTAMKTADAGYLTRRLVDVSHDVIITEEDCGTLRGLVCTALKNGDEVISSLYERILGRVSVHDVIHPTTGELIVAAGDQITEAKAKAIEDSPIESVEIRSVLTCESKKGVCMKCYGRNLATARMVQLGEAVGVIAAQAIGEPGTQLTLRTFHAGGIASNAAANAKIEAKNKARIEFDELSTVPFVEEDEEGNDINCEKVVSHLAEIRFVDPNTNIILSTLNVPYGSSLYHKEGEIVEKGTVIAKWDPFNAVIVSQYAGTLKFNDVQKDATYRAEVDETTGLEEKIITDSKNKAMVPSCDVIDANGEVLGTYNFPVGGHLAIEDGQTIKTGEVLVKIPRAVGGAGDITGGLPRVTELLEARNPSNPAVVSEIDGEVTMGKVKRGNREIIVTSKTGDQKKYLVSLSKQILVQEHDAVRAGTPLSDGSVTPGDILAIMGPTAVQEYIVNQIQDVYRLQGVAINDKHFEVVVRQMMRKVRIDDPGDTTFLEQELVDKLDFAEENDRIWGKKVVTDAGDSENLKPGQIITARKLRDENSALKRRDKKLVQVRDAVSATSTQILQGITRAALGTKSFMSAASFQETTKVLNEAAIRGKVDYLEGMKENVICGHLIPAGTGLRQWDKLIVGSKEEYERMQANRKNVLDYTDPSIGD from the coding sequence ATGGCTTTCAAAAAAGATACAAAGGTAAAGAATAATTTTACGAAGATTACCATCGGTCTCGCTTCTCCAGAGGAGATTTTGGAAAATTCGTATGGTGAGGTGACTAAGCCTGAAACCATTAATTATCGTACATATAAGCCGGAACGTGACGGCTTGTTCTGCGAGCGCATCTTTGGTCCTACCAAGGACTATGAGTGCGCCTGCGGCAAGTACAAGCGTATCCGCTACAAGGGAATCGTCTGCGACCGATGCGGTGTAGAGGTGACTGAGAAGAAGGTGCGCCGTGAGCGTGCTGGTCACATCGAACTCGTCGTACCTGTTGCTCATATCTGGTATTTCCGTTCCCTTCCTAATAAGATAGGTTACCTACTGGGTATGCCTACCAAGAAACTGGATGCTGTCATCTACTATGAGAAGTATGTAGTGATCCGTCCAGGTGCACTGGAAGGAAAAACTGATGCTGACGGTCTCGAAATCAACGGCTCTCATAAGCTCGACCTCCTCACAGAGGAAGAGTATATTGATATCCTTGACAATCATCTGGATCCTGAAAATGAGTATCTTTCAGATGACGATCCTAACAAGTTTGTTGCCAAGATGGGTGCTGAGGCAATCTATGAACTGCTTCAGAACATTGATCTCGACAGCTTGTCTTACGAGCTTCGCGATCATGCCAACAACGATTCAAGCCAACAGCGTAAGACTGAGGCTTTGAAGCGTCTTCAGGTAGTAGAGGGCTTCCGTGCAAGCAAGGGCATCAACAAGCCAGAGTGGATGATCATGAAGGTGATTCCTGTGACTCCTCCTGAACTCCGTCCGTTGGTTCCGCTTGATGGTGGCCGTTTCGCTACTTCTGACTTGAACGACCTCTACCGTCGTGTTATCATCCGTAACAATCGTTTGAAGCGACTCGTAGAAATCAAGGCTCCTGAGGTAATTCTCCGTAATGAGAAGCGTATGTTGCAGGAGGCTGTGGACAGCTTGTTTGACAACTCACGCAAGAGTTCTGCTGTGAAGAGCGAGAGTAACCGTCCATTGAAATCACTCTCTGACTCTTTGAAGGGTAAGCAGGGTCGTTTCCGTCAAAACCTCCTCGGTAAGCGTGTTGACTACTCTGCACGTTCCGTAATCGTCGTAGGTCCTGAGTTGAAGATGGGTGAGTGCGGTCTTCCTAAGTTGATGGCTGCTGAACTTTACAAACCATTCATTATCCGTAAGTTGATAGAGCGTGGTATTGTAAAGACAGTTAAGAGTGCCAAGAAGATTGTTGACCGTCGCGAACCTGTTATCTGGGATATCCTGGAGAACGTGATGAAGGGTCATCCGGTTATGCTGAACCGTGCTCCGACACTTCACCGTCTTGGTATCCAGGCTTTCCAGCCTAAGATGATTGAGGGTAAGGCTATCCAGTTACACCCATTGGCTTGTACTGCGTTCAACGCCGACTTCGATGGTGACCAGATGGCTGTTCACCTTCCATTGAGCAATGAGGCAGTATTGGAGGCACAGATTCTGATGCTCCAGAGCCACAACATCTTGAACCCTGCCAATGGTGCGCCTATCACCGTTCCTTCTCAGGATATGGTGCTCGGTCTTTACTATATTACTAAGATCCGCCCAGGTGCTAAGGGTGAAGGTTTGACATTCTACGGTCCGGAAGAGGCTCTGATTGCCCGTAATGAAGGTCGTTGCGATCTTCACTCTCTGGTTAAGGTAATCGTTAACGATGTTGTAGATGGCAAGCCACAGAAGCGTATGGTGGAAACATCTGTAGGTCGTGTGATCGTCAACCAGATTATTCCAGAAGAGGTAGGTTTCTTCAATGATGTCATCTCAAAGAAGACATTGCGTGGCCTGATTTCTGACGTAATCAAGAGTGTGGGTATGGCACAGGCTTGTGAATTCCTTGATGGTATCAAGAACCTGGGTTACCGCATGGCTTATGTCGCAGGTCTTTCATTTAACCTTGGTGATATCATTATCCCACCAGAGAAGGAGGAAATCGTATCAAGAGGTCAGAAGGAGATTGAGGAAATCACCAACAACTATAATATGGGTTTCATTACCAACAAGGAGCGTTACAACCAGGTTATTGATACTTGGACTCACGTTAACACCGACTTGGGTAATATCCTGATGAAGGAAATGACCGAGGCAGACCAGGGATTCAACGCTGTGTATATGATGCTTGATTCCGGAGCCCGTGGTTCTAAGGATCAGATTAAGCAGTTGTCTGGTATGCGTGGTTTGATGGCTAAGCCTCAGAAGGCTGGTGCTGAAGGTGCGCAGATCATTGAAAACCCTATCCTTTCCAACTTTAAGGAGGGTATGTCTGTGTTGGAGTACTTTATCGCTTCTCACGGTGCCCGTAAAGGTCTTGCTGATACCGCAATGAAGACAGCCGATGCTGGTTACCTCACCCGTCGTCTTGTAGACGTTTCTCATGATGTGATCATTACTGAGGAGGATTGTGGTACATTGCGCGGTTTGGTTTGCACAGCTTTGAAGAATGGCGATGAGGTCATCTCTTCTCTCTATGAGCGTATCTTGGGTCGTGTATCTGTACATGATGTAATTCACCCTACAACTGGCGAATTGATTGTTGCTGCTGGTGACCAGATTACCGAAGCTAAGGCTAAGGCAATCGAGGACTCTCCTATCGAGAGTGTAGAAATCCGCTCTGTGCTCACTTGCGAAAGCAAGAAGGGTGTCTGCATGAAGTGCTACGGCCGCAACTTGGCTACTGCTCGTATGGTACAGTTGGGTGAGGCTGTGGGTGTCATCGCTGCACAGGCTATCGGTGAGCCAGGTACTCAGTTGACTCTCCGTACATTCCACGCCGGTGGTATTGCTTCCAACGCTGCAGCTAATGCTAAGATTGAGGCAAAGAACAAGGCACGTATCGAATTCGACGAGTTGAGCACTGTTCCATTCGTAGAGGAAGATGAGGAAGGAAACGATATTAATTGCGAGAAGGTTGTAAGCCACCTTGCAGAAATCCGTTTCGTAGATCCTAATACAAATATCATCCTTTCTACATTGAATGTACCTTATGGTTCTTCTCTCTATCATAAAGAAGGTGAGATCGTAGAAAAGGGTACTGTCATTGCTAAGTGGGATCCATTCAACGCCGTAATCGTGAGCCAGTATGCTGGTACATTGAAATTCAATGATGTACAGAAAGATGCTACTTATCGTGCTGAGGTCGATGAAACTACTGGTCTTGAAGAGAAGATTATCACCGACTCTAAGAATAAGGCAATGGTTCCATCTTGTGATGTCATCGATGCTAACGGTGAGGTTCTTGGTACTTACAACTTCCCTGTAGGTGGTCACTTGGCTATTGAGGATGGTCAGACTATCAAGACAGGTGAGGTTTTGGTTAAGATTCCACGTGCCGTAGGTGGTGCCGGCGATATTACCGGTGGTCTTCCACGTGTAACCGAGTTGCTTGAGGCACGTAATCCATCCAACCCTGCTGTCGTTTCAGAAATCGATGGTGAGGTAACTATGGGTAAGGTAAAACGTGGTAACCGTGAGATTATCGTAACTTCCAAGACTGGCGACCAGAAGAAGTATCTCGTATCTCTTTCTAAGCAGATCCTGGTACAGGAGCACGATGCCGTACGCGCAGGTACTCCTTTGTCTGATGGTAGTGTAACTCCAGGCGATATCCTTGCTATTATGGGTCCTACTGCCGTTCAGGAGTATATCGTAAACCAGATCCAGGACGTATATCGTCTTCAGGGTGTTGCTATCAACGATAAGCACTTCGAGGTTGTTGTGCGCCAGATGATGCGTAAGGTTCGTATCGACGATCCAGGTGATACTACATTCCTTGAGCAGGAGTTGGTAGATAAACTCGACTTTGCTGAAGAGAATGATCGTATCTGGGGTAAGAAAGTTGTTACCGATGCCGGTGATAGCGAGAATCTCAAGCCAGGTCAAATTATTACAGCCCGTAAGTTGCGTGATGAGAACTCTGCATTGAAGCGCCGTGATAAGAAACTTGTTCAGGTGCGTGATGCAGTGTCTGCTACATCTACTCAGATTCTTCAGGGTATCACCCGTGCCGCTCTCGGTACTAAAAGCTTCATGAGTGCTGCATCATTCCAGGAGACTACTAAGGTTTTGAATGAGGCTGCTATCCGTGGTAAGGTAGATTATCTCGAGGGTATGAAGGAGAATGTGATCTGTGGTCACTTGATTCCTGCAGGTACTGGTCTTCGTCAGTGGGATAAGCTTATCGTAGGCTCTAAGGAAGAATATGAGCGTATGCAGGCCAACAGAAAGAATGTGCTCGACTATACTGATCCTTCTATTGGTGATTAA
- a CDS encoding DUF3467 domain-containing protein — MEDNKKDNQNQFQMGINPEVAEGTYSNLALITHSTSDFILDFACALPGMPQPQIKSRVIMAPEHAKRLLQALQSNIYNFEQAFGTIKLPQAPEEPIAPFKIPKGEA, encoded by the coding sequence ATGGAAGATAATAAGAAAGACAATCAGAACCAGTTTCAAATGGGTATTAATCCTGAAGTAGCTGAGGGCACATATTCTAATTTGGCGCTCATCACTCACTCTACTTCAGATTTCATCTTAGACTTTGCTTGCGCATTGCCAGGTATGCCACAGCCACAAATTAAGAGTCGCGTGATTATGGCTCCAGAACATGCTAAGCGTTTGTTGCAGGCTCTGCAGAGTAATATCTATAATTTTGAACAGGCTTTTGGTACAATCAAGTTGCCACAGGCACCTGAAGAGCCAATTGCTCCATTCAAGATTCCAAAGGGTGAAGCTTAA
- the rpsL gene encoding 30S ribosomal protein S12, which translates to MPTISQLVRKGRQVLVDKSKSPALDSCPQRRGVCVRVYTTTPKKPNSAMRKVARVRLTNSKEVNSYIPGEGHNLQEHSIVLVRGGRVKDLPGVRYHIVRGTLDTAGVANRTQRRSKYGAKRPKAKK; encoded by the coding sequence ATGCCTACTATTTCACAATTGGTAAGAAAAGGCAGACAGGTTTTGGTTGACAAGAGCAAGTCACCTGCTTTGGATTCATGTCCTCAGCGCCGTGGTGTTTGTGTTCGTGTTTATACCACTACTCCTAAGAAGCCTAATTCAGCAATGCGTAAGGTTGCTCGTGTTCGTTTGACAAACTCTAAAGAGGTTAACTCTTACATCCCAGGAGAGGGTCATAATTTGCAGGAGCACTCAATCGTGTTGGTTCGTGGCGGTCGTGTTAAAGACCTTCCAGGTGTACGTTATCACATCGTTCGTGGTACTCTTGATACTGCAGGTGTTGCAAATCGTACACAGCGTCGTTCTAAGTACGGTGCTAAGCGTCCAAAGGCTAAGAAGTAA
- the rpsG gene encoding 30S ribosomal protein S7: MRKAKPKKRVILPDPVFNDQKVSKFVNHLMYDGKKNTSYEIFYNALDTVKAKMANEEKSALEIWKQALDNITPQVEVKSRRIGGATFQVPTEIRPDRKESISMKNLIIFARKRGGKTMADKLAAEIMDAYNNQGGAFKRKEDMHRMAEANRAFAHFRF, encoded by the coding sequence ATGAGAAAAGCAAAACCAAAGAAGCGTGTGATCCTCCCAGATCCAGTCTTCAACGACCAGAAGGTCTCAAAGTTCGTTAATCACTTGATGTATGATGGTAAGAAGAATACATCATATGAAATTTTCTATAATGCATTGGATACCGTTAAGGCTAAGATGGCTAACGAGGAGAAGTCTGCACTTGAAATTTGGAAGCAGGCACTCGATAACATCACTCCTCAGGTAGAGGTTAAGAGTCGTCGTATCGGTGGTGCTACGTTCCAGGTTCCTACTGAAATTCGTCCTGATCGTAAGGAAAGTATCTCTATGAAGAATCTTATTATATTCGCTCGTAAGCGTGGTGGTAAGACTATGGCAGATAAGTTGGCTGCTGAGATTATGGATGCTTACAACAACCAGGGTGGTGCATTTAAGCGTAAGGAGGATATGCATCGTATGGCTGAGGCTAACCGTGCATTTGCTCACTTCAGATTCTAA
- the fusA gene encoding elongation factor G, whose protein sequence is MANRDLHLTRNIGIMAHIDAGKTTTSERILFYTGKTHKIGEVHDGAATMDWMAQEQERGITITSAATTCNWNYLGKSYKINLIDTPGHVDFTAEVERSLRVLDGAVATYSAADGVQPQSETVWRQADKYNVPRIGYVNKMDRSGANFFETVQQMKDILGANPIAIQIPIGAEENFKGVVDLIKMKAILWHDETMGAEYDVEEIPADLADEAAEWRDKLLEGAANFDDEVMELYLDGQDIPEEKILAAIRKGCCAMECCPMLLGSSYKNKGVQPLLDYVCAFLPSPMDTPNIIGTNPDTEEEEDRKPSEDEPTSALAFKIATDPFMGRLVFFRVYSGKVVAGSYVYNPRSGKRERISRLFQMNSKQEIPMESIDAGDIGAGVGFKDIRTGDTLCDEDHPIVLESMTFPDTVISIAVEPKSQADIAKMDNGLAKLAEEDPTFTVRTDEQSGQTIISGMGELHLDIIIDRLKREFKVECNQGKPQVNYKEAITKTAQSRETYKKQSGGRGKFACIDVTIGPKDEDYKEGDLQFINEVKGGNVPKEFIPSVQKGFADCLSNGVLGGFPMTGLKVTLTDGSFHPVDSDQLSFELVAHQAFKVLCPKAGPVLMEPIMKVEVVTPEENMGDVIGDLNKRRGLVQGMEEGRSGARIVKAMVPLAEMFGYVTALRTITSGRATSSMEYDHHAPLSSTIAKAVLEEVKGHAELL, encoded by the coding sequence ATGGCAAATCGCGATTTACATTTGACACGTAACATCGGTATCATGGCGCACATCGATGCCGGTAAGACAACAACATCTGAGCGTATCTTGTTCTATACAGGTAAGACTCATAAGATCGGTGAGGTACACGATGGTGCTGCAACTATGGACTGGATGGCCCAGGAGCAGGAGCGTGGTATTACTATCACTTCTGCAGCTACTACTTGTAACTGGAACTATCTTGGTAAGTCTTATAAGATTAACTTGATTGATACTCCGGGACACGTTGACTTCACTGCTGAGGTTGAGCGTTCTCTCCGTGTACTTGATGGTGCTGTTGCTACATATTCTGCTGCTGACGGTGTTCAGCCTCAGTCAGAGACTGTATGGCGCCAGGCTGATAAGTACAATGTACCTCGTATCGGTTATGTAAACAAGATGGACCGTTCTGGTGCTAACTTCTTCGAGACAGTTCAGCAGATGAAGGATATCTTGGGTGCTAATCCAATTGCTATTCAGATTCCTATTGGTGCTGAGGAAAACTTCAAGGGTGTAGTTGACCTGATTAAGATGAAGGCTATCCTTTGGCACGATGAGACTATGGGTGCTGAGTATGACGTAGAGGAAATCCCTGCTGACTTGGCTGATGAGGCTGCTGAGTGGCGTGATAAGCTTCTTGAGGGTGCTGCTAACTTCGATGACGAAGTGATGGAACTCTATCTCGATGGTCAGGATATTCCTGAGGAGAAAATCCTCGCTGCTATCCGTAAGGGTTGCTGTGCTATGGAGTGCTGCCCAATGTTGCTCGGTTCTTCTTATAAGAACAAGGGTGTTCAGCCTTTGCTTGACTATGTTTGTGCATTCTTGCCTTCACCAATGGATACTCCAAATATCATCGGTACTAACCCTGATACAGAGGAGGAAGAGGATCGTAAGCCATCTGAGGATGAGCCAACATCTGCTCTCGCATTTAAGATTGCTACTGACCCATTCATGGGCCGCTTGGTATTCTTCCGCGTTTACTCTGGTAAGGTTGTTGCAGGTTCTTATGTTTACAATCCACGTTCTGGCAAGCGCGAGCGTATCAGCCGTCTGTTCCAGATGAACTCTAAGCAGGAAATTCCTATGGAGTCTATCGACGCAGGTGATATCGGTGCAGGTGTAGGTTTCAAGGATATCCGTACTGGTGATACACTCTGTGATGAGGATCACCCAATCGTATTGGAGTCTATGACATTCCCTGATACTGTGATCTCTATTGCAGTTGAGCCAAAAAGCCAGGCTGACATCGCTAAGATGGACAATGGTCTCGCTAAGTTGGCTGAAGAGGACCCAACCTTCACAGTTCGTACAGACGAGCAGAGCGGTCAGACTATCATCTCTGGTATGGGTGAGCTCCACTTGGATATCATCATCGACCGTTTGAAGCGTGAGTTCAAGGTTGAATGTAACCAGGGTAAGCCTCAGGTTAACTACAAGGAGGCTATTACTAAGACAGCTCAGAGCCGTGAGACTTACAAGAAGCAGTCTGGTGGTCGTGGTAAGTTCGCTTGTATCGATGTAACCATCGGTCCTAAGGATGAGGATTACAAGGAAGGCGACTTACAGTTCATCAACGAAGTTAAGGGTGGTAACGTTCCTAAGGAATTCATCCCATCTGTACAGAAGGGCTTCGCTGATTGCTTGTCAAATGGTGTACTCGGTGGCTTCCCAATGACAGGTTTGAAGGTAACTTTGACCGATGGTAGCTTCCACCCAGTTGACTCTGACCAGTTGTCATTCGAGTTGGTAGCACATCAGGCTTTCAAGGTTCTTTGCCCTAAGGCAGGTCCAGTTTTGATGGAGCCTATCATGAAGGTGGAGGTTGTTACTCCAGAAGAGAACATGGGTGACGTAATCGGTGACTTGAACAAGCGCCGTGGTCTCGTTCAGGGTATGGAAGAAGGTCGTAGCGGTGCTCGCATTGTAAAGGCAATGGTTCCATTGGCTGAAATGTTCGGTTATGTAACAGCTTTGCGTACTATCACTTCTGGTCGTGCAACAAGTTCTATGGAGTACGATCATCACGCACCTCTTTCTTCAACAATTGCTAAGGCAGTGTTGGAGGAGGTTAAGGGTCACGCAGAACTCCTTTAA
- the rpsJ gene encoding 30S ribosomal protein S10, translating into MSQKIRIKLKSYDHQLVDKSAEKIVKAVKATGAIVSGPIPLPTHKRIFTVNRSTFVNKKSREQFQLSDFKRLIDIYSSTAKTVDALMKLELPSGVEVEIKV; encoded by the coding sequence ATGAGTCAGAAAATCAGAATTAAGCTGAAGTCTTACGACCACCAGTTGGTTGACAAGTCAGCTGAGAAGATTGTGAAGGCTGTTAAGGCAACAGGTGCTATCGTTAGCGGTCCTATTCCATTGCCAACACACAAGCGTATTTTTACTGTAAACCGCAGTACTTTCGTTAACAAGAAGTCTCGCGAGCAGTTCCAGCTCTCAGATTTCAAGCGTCTCATCGACATCTACAGCTCAACAGCTAAGACAGTTGATGCCTTGATGAAGCTTGAATTGCCAAGTGGTGTAGAAGTAGAAATCAAAGTCTAA
- the rplC gene encoding 50S ribosomal protein L3: MPGLIGKKIGMTSVFSADGKNIPCTVIEVGPCVVTQVKTVEKDGYKAYQLGFGEAKEKRTSQPMMGIFKKAGTTPKKHLAEFKFDEEYNLGDTITVEIFNDCKFVDVIGTSKGKGFQGVVKRHGFGGVGQSTHGQDDRARKPGSIGACSYPAKVFKGMRMGGQMGGDRVTTQNLQVLKVIPEQNLLIVKGSFAGCKGSTVLIEK, translated from the coding sequence ATGCCAGGATTAATTGGAAAAAAAATCGGAATGACATCCGTTTTCAGTGCCGACGGTAAGAATATTCCGTGCACTGTTATCGAAGTAGGTCCTTGTGTTGTAACCCAGGTTAAAACTGTAGAGAAGGATGGTTACAAGGCTTATCAGTTAGGTTTCGGCGAGGCTAAGGAGAAGAGAACTTCTCAGCCTATGATGGGAATCTTCAAAAAGGCAGGCACAACACCTAAGAAGCACTTGGCCGAGTTCAAGTTTGATGAGGAGTACAACCTCGGTGACACCATTACAGTTGAAATCTTCAACGACTGCAAGTTCGTTGATGTAATCGGTACATCAAAGGGTAAAGGCTTCCAGGGCGTTGTTAAGCGTCACGGATTCGGTGGTGTAGGTCAGTCTACTCACGGTCAGGATGACCGCGCTCGTAAGCCGGGATCTATTGGTGCATGTTCTTACCCAGCTAAGGTATTCAAGGGTATGCGCATGGGCGGCCAAATGGGAGGTGACAGAGTTACTACTCAGAACCTTCAGGTGTTAAAGGTTATTCCAGAGCAGAATCTTCTTATCGTGAAGGGTTCTTTCGCTGGATGCAAAGGTTCAACTGTTTTAATTGAGAAATAA
- the rplD gene encoding 50S ribosomal protein L4: MEVSVLDIKGQETGRKVALNDAIFGIEPNDHVLYLDVKQYLANQRQGTAKSKERSEMSGSTRKLGRQKGGGGARRGDINSPVLVGGARVFGPKPRDYRFKLNKKVKILARKSALSYKAQENSIVMLEDFTFEAPKTKEFLSVLKNLKIEGKKVLFVLPESNKNVYLSARNLQRSEVILASNVNSYKILNADVVVITEKSLETIDQILTK; the protein is encoded by the coding sequence ATGGAAGTTAGCGTATTAGATATCAAAGGTCAGGAGACCGGCCGTAAGGTAGCTCTTAATGATGCAATCTTCGGTATTGAGCCTAACGATCACGTTCTCTATCTCGACGTAAAGCAGTATCTCGCTAACCAGCGTCAGGGTACAGCTAAGTCCAAGGAGAGAAGCGAGATGAGTGGTTCTACTCGTAAGCTTGGTCGCCAGAAGGGCGGCGGTGGTGCTCGCCGTGGTGATATTAACTCACCTGTACTCGTAGGTGGTGCTCGCGTTTTTGGTCCTAAGCCACGTGATTATCGCTTCAAATTGAATAAGAAAGTAAAGATTCTTGCTCGTAAGTCTGCTCTGTCTTACAAGGCTCAGGAGAACTCTATCGTGATGTTGGAAGATTTCACTTTTGAGGCTCCAAAGACTAAAGAATTCTTAAGTGTTCTTAAGAATCTTAAAATCGAGGGCAAAAAGGTACTCTTCGTTTTGCCAGAATCAAATAAAAACGTATATTTGTCTGCTCGTAACTTACAGCGCTCTGAGGTTATTCTCGCATCTAACGTCAATTCGTACAAAATTTTGAATGCTGATGTTGTAGTGATTACTGAAAAGTCGCTTGAGACAATCGACCAAATCTTAACAAAGTAA
- the rplW gene encoding 50S ribosomal protein L23, giving the protein MAFIIKPLVTEKMTKITDKQPNRYGFVVRPEANKLEIKKEVESLYNVTVVDVNTLRYSGKRSARYTKAGLVKGQKNAFKKAIVTLKEGETIDFYSNI; this is encoded by the coding sequence ATGGCATTTATTATCAAACCATTGGTTACTGAGAAGATGACCAAGATTACAGACAAGCAGCCTAACCGCTATGGCTTCGTTGTTCGTCCTGAGGCTAATAAGCTCGAGATTAAGAAGGAAGTTGAAAGTCTGTATAATGTTACAGTAGTTGACGTAAACACTCTGCGTTACTCAGGCAAGCGCTCTGCTCGTTATACTAAGGCAGGTCTTGTTAAGGGCCAGAAGAATGCGTTCAAGAAGGCAATCGTTACTCTGAAAGAGGGCGAAACAATTGATTTTTACAGCAATATTTAA
- the rplB gene encoding 50S ribosomal protein L2, with product MAVRKLKPVTPGQRHKVIGTFEDITASVPEKSLVYGKRSTGGRNNTGKMTVRYIGGGHKQKYRLIDFKREKDGVPAVVKTIEYDPNRSARIALLYYADGEKRYIIAPNGLQVGATLMSGAEAAPEIGNCLPLANIPVGTVIHNIELRPGQGALLVRSAGNFAQLTSREGSYCVIKLPSGETRQILSACKATVGSVGNSDHALEQSGKAGRSRWLGRRPHNRGVVMNPVDHPMGGGEGRQSGGHPRSRKGLYAKGLKTRAPKKLSNKYIIERANKK from the coding sequence ATGGCAGTACGTAAATTAAAACCGGTTACTCCGGGTCAAAGACACAAAGTTATTGGCACGTTCGAGGATATTACTGCATCCGTGCCAGAGAAGTCTCTCGTTTACGGTAAGCGTTCTACCGGTGGTCGAAACAACACCGGTAAAATGACCGTTCGCTACATTGGTGGTGGTCATAAGCAGAAGTATCGTTTAATCGACTTCAAACGTGAGAAAGATGGTGTTCCAGCAGTTGTTAAAACAATCGAGTACGATCCTAATCGTTCTGCTCGTATCGCATTGCTTTACTATGCTGATGGTGAAAAACGTTACATTATTGCTCCTAACGGACTTCAGGTAGGCGCTACTTTGATGTCAGGTGCAGAAGCTGCTCCTGAAATCGGTAACTGTCTTCCTTTGGCAAACATCCCTGTTGGTACAGTGATCCACAACATTGAGTTGCGTCCTGGTCAGGGTGCTTTGTTGGTTCGTTCGGCTGGTAATTTTGCTCAGTTGACTTCTCGTGAGGGCAGTTATTGTGTAATTAAGCTCCCTTCTGGTGAAACACGCCAGATCTTGAGTGCTTGTAAAGCTACTGTAGGTAGTGTAGGTAATTCTGACCACGCTCTTGAACAGTCTGGTAAGGCTGGTCGCTCACGCTGGTTGGGACGTCGTCCTCACAACCGTGGTGTTGTTATGAACCCTGTTGATCACCCAATGGGTGGTGGTGAAGGTCGCCAGAGTGGTGGTCACCCACGTTCACGTAAGGGCTTGTACGCTAAGGGTCTTAAGACTCGCGCACCTAAGAAGCTTTCTAACAAGTATATTATTGAAAGAGCTAACAAAAAATAA
- the rpsS gene encoding 30S ribosomal protein S19, protein MSRSLKKGPYINVSLEKKILAMNESGKKNVVKTWARASMISPDFVGHTVAVHNGNKFIPVYVTENMVGHKLGEFAPTRRFGGHSGNRK, encoded by the coding sequence ATGAGTCGTTCACTTAAAAAAGGTCCATATATCAACGTTTCTTTGGAGAAGAAAATTCTTGCAATGAACGAAAGTGGCAAGAAGAATGTTGTTAAGACATGGGCTAGAGCTTCAATGATATCTCCTGATTTTGTAGGACATACTGTTGCAGTTCATAACGGTAACAAATTTATCCCTGTTTATGTTACAGAGAATATGGTAGGACACAAGCTTGGAGAGTTCGCTCCAACTCGTCGTTTCGGTGGCCACTCTGGTAACAGAAAGTAA